CAAAAATAGCGCCAACATACACACTTAGCGCGGCAATCCAAACGGTTAAAGCCTTAGTCGTTACTACTTCACGAGGGTTGGGGCGGGGATCTTTCTCAAATTCAGGGTTAGACACGTGTGGTAAGTGTACTCCGAGTAAGTAAGATAAGGAACGTGGACTACATTTCAACGCGCGATAGCACAGCGACCCCAGCGAAGTTTACTGATATCCTGCTCGGCGGATTGGCCGCTGACGGAGGCCTGTACCTACCCACCGAGTACCCACAACTTGATGCCAAGACCCTGGAATCTTGGCGCGAGTTGGTCACAAGCGATGATGAAGCTGGCTACGGCAAGCTAGCTGCTGAGGTACTGAAGCTTTTCATTGATGATATTCCGGCAAAGGACATCGAAGCGATTGCTGCCCGGGCTTATACACACCCGAAATTTAGCTCGCAGGAGATTGTTCCTGTTACCGATCTCGGTGATTCCTTGCTGATTGGTCACCTTTCGGAAGGGCCTACCGCAGCGTTTAAAGATATGGCGATGCAGCTTCTAGGTGAACTTTTTGAATATGAGCTCGCACGCCGTGAAGCTACTTTGAATATCTTGGGCGCAACCTCTGGTGATACCGGTTCTTCGGCGGAGTACGCCATGCGTGGACGCAAGGGCATTCGCGTCTTCATGTTGACCCCTGCGGGCCGCATGACTGCTTTCCAGCAGGCCCAGATGTTTGGTCTGGATGACCCTAATATTTTCAACATTGCTCTCGACGGTGTCTTTGATGACTGCCAAGACGTGGTCAAGGCCGTATCTTCTGATGCGCAGTTTAAGGCCGAGCACCGCATTGGTGCAGTCAACTCCATTAACTGGGCACGTCTGATGGCGCAGATTGTTTATTACATCAACTGCTGGCTCAAGGTCACCGAGACCAATGAGCAGAAGGTTTCCTTCTCCGTTCCAACCGGTAACTTTGGCGATATCTGCGCCGGCCACATCGCGCGTCAGATGGGTCTTCCGATTGACCGCCTCATCGTTGCGACCAATGAGAACAACGTGCTGGATGAATTTTTCCGCACCGGCAACTACCGCCCACGCCCGGCCGAAGAAACCATGGCGACCTCGTCACCCTCCATGGACATCTCCCGCGCATCTAATTTCGAGCGTTTTGTCTTCGACCTGGTTGACCGTGACGCTGAGAAGGCCGCGGACCTATTTGGCACCAAGGTCAAAGAAGGCGGCTTCGTCCTTGATTCTGAACTGATTGACAAGGCACGCGAAGTATTCGGTTTCGTCTCTTCGACGTCTGCTCACGCTGACCGTCTGGCGGCCATCAAGGATGTTCAAGACAAGTACAACTACCTGGTGGACCCACACACTGCCGATGGCATCAAGGCTGCGCGCGACGTACAAGACGAGTACGGCGTTGATACGCCAATCATCTGCCTGGAAACCGCATTGCCGGTGAAATTCGCCGAAACCATTGAAGAAGCGATCGGTCAGGCCCCTGAGACCCCAGAGCGCTTTGCCAAGATCATGGAAGCAGACCGCTTTGTCACGGACCTGCCCAATGATGTTGGAGCCGTCAAAGACTTCATCACTAGCTCGATTAAGACAACCGAGGTTTAGGAGAAAACCATGGCCCAAGAGCAATCATTGCCCGAGGACTACAACACGGAGTTTGATCCGGAGGCTTTCTTGAAAAAACTTCATGAGCAAGCTGCTGCTGAAAAGAATGAGAACCCAGATGGGGACAAGGGCGAAAACAAGGACGCGAACTCTGACGAGTCCTAAACAGTCCGCAGGAAAATCGCGGGTAGTATAAGCCCCGTGACAAGGCGCCGAGCATCGAATGTACTGCAGTTTCTTGCAGTAGCTTTAACGGGCCTGCTTTTGATGGCAGGTATCGTTTCGTGCTCGGCGTCTTCTGATCAGCAAGCGCCCGAAAACGGCGATGCTGAGCTTTCGCAACAGGCAGGCGTGGATTCGGCAACCGCTGAAGGCGTCAATGAGGAAGAGCTCCAGGTGCCGCAAGAGCCGCAGGAGTTGGCGGACTCAGTTCTGAGTCCTTCCTACGCGCCGCTGCAGCCGGGAACTGCGATTGATATTTCGGCGGATTATCCAGTGCCGGGCCAGCACTTCAACTTCAGCTACTGCACCGTGGCCTATTCTTTCAGCACCGAAGACGGCCGTTCTTTTGCGGTCACGGCATCGCACTGCGGTAAAGAAGGCGACCTGGTGTGGGCAGGTACGCCGGATAATACTTTCGCGTTCCCCGCAGAACCGATTGGCACGTTCATCTACTCCAGTCTGTACACCGAAAACGCGGAGAACCTGGATATCGGGCTGATTGAACTTAACGGCAGTGTGGCAAATGCCTACGCGCCGCGGGAGATGGAAACCCACATTGCAGGCCGCATGGAAGCACTGCCGGATTATGTGTGCAAGATGGGCCGGATGACGTATCAGACCTGCGGCAATCTCACGCATCAGTCGGCGTCGTCGATTCTGCGCTTCGGTGAGCAAGAGATTCGCTCCACGGCAGCGCGTGCGCAGGTGTGCGCCCGCAATGGTGATTCCGGCGGCCCGGTTTTCGCCATGGTCGATGGCCGCGACATCATCGTCGGCTTGGTTTCCGGCACCACGGAGCACATGGATGAGGGACAGACCTGCGCCGATGTGGAAAACATGGAGTTGTCTTTTGTGTCCATCCTGGACATTCAAGCAGTGCTTGACCAACTTCTGGACGCGCCCATGCAGCTCGCTACACTGTAGGACATGTCCACACCTGAATTCATTGTGAATCTGCGCAAGCATATCGGCCACCAACAGCTTTTCCTTCCCGCCTGCACCATGATTGTTCTGCGTCCCGTTCCGCCGGGATCTTCTATTTGGGAAGTGCCGAAGGTGTTGCTCGCGCGCCGTGCCGATAACGGCAATTGGGCACCGATTTCGGGCATTTGTGAACCAGGTGAAGAGGTCGCACAGACCGCCGTGCGTGAGGTCAAGGAAGAAGTTGGCTTGGATGCCAAGGTTGAAGCACTTCTTGGTGTTGGACAGGTTGGGCCGGTCACGTTTGAAAACGGGGATGAATGCCTGTTCATGGACACCGCCATGCGCCTTTCGGTTGCAGAGGATGCAGAGCCAGTGCTTGGCGATGAAGAAAATACCGACGTCCAGTGGTTCTCCGTCGCGCATCTGCCGGATACCGTGAACCGCCAGCATCGCTTGCTTATTGCAGATGCCGTAGCGCAAATGAAGCACCCAGCTGGCTTCCGTCCGCGGATGGGATACCGCAAGCGCAACGCCTAATACCACCACAGTGCGCAGGCGGTACCCTTAATCAAAAATTCCCAGTTCAGGGTAGACATGTTTTCATTAACAGGATACTGTTGAAAATATGTCACACGGGCACTCGCATACGCACACTCACGGTCATGGCCACGAGCACGGCCATGATCACAGCTACGTGAATACCCCGCTCAAAGCCCTCGCCATCGCGGCGACGGTGACGGGAGTTATTTTCTTCGCTGAGCTTATCGGCGGCTTGGTATCGGGGTCTTTGGCATTGCTGTCAGATGCGATGCACATGCTTTCCGATGCCGCCGGGCTCATCATTGCCCTTTTCGCCGCGGTGGTGGGCAACAAGGCGGCATCGAGTAAAGCAACGTACGGATATCGTCGCGTGGAAGTTCTCGCGGCACTATTTAATGCCGTCGCAGTCACCCTCGTGGTGGTGTTCATCGTGGTCCAGGCGGTTCGCCGCTTAGGCAGTGACTATGAGATTGATACCGGCATGATGCTGGTGGTTGCTGTCATTGGTTTGGTAGCTAATGCCATCTCGGCGTGGGTGCTGTCCAGCCAGCAGGATAACAGTCTGAATGTGAAGGGCGCGTTCTTACACGTGATGGCTGACCTTTTGGGCTCAGTTGCGGTCATTATCGCTGGCTTGATTATTCGCTTCACTGGCTTTACCTTCGCCGATACCATCGCATCGCTATTAATCGTGGCGTTCGTTTTGCCACGTGCGCTGGGCTTGCTGTGGAAGACCATCGAAGTACTGCTCGAACGCGTGCCGCGCGGTGTGGACCTGCACGAAATTGAGAAGGCCCTTAATGCACTGCCGCAGGTGATGATGGTGCATGACTTGCATGTGTGGACGACCGATGGCGTGGATGTCCTCGCGACCGCACACCTGGTGGTCCAAGAACATGACTACCACGTGCTGGACCTGGCCCAAGAAGCACTGCGCGAGTTTGGAATTGAACACTCCACTATCCAGCTGGAGCACCCAAACCACATTCAGCACGAGGAATTCTGCGACTAGGCGCTAGCTTCAGCTTCCTCTTTACTTCCGGATTGTGCCAGATCCAAGAGGCCGAAGCCCAATGAGATAACGCAGACGGTAGCGATCATCCCAAAGCCAACCATGATGGCGTGTGGCCATTCGGCCGAGATGCCGTGCAACGTGGCGAAGACGGCAGCGGTGACAACCGCCAAGCCAATGGCGGTGCCAATACGCTGACCGGTTTGGAGCACAGCGCCGGAAGATCCGGCGTATTCCTGCGGAACCTTTGCCAAGGTAAGCGTCTGGTTAGGGGAGATGACGGAGCCTTGGCCGGCGCCGGCGAAGGAGAGGGTGAGCACCAGCCACCATTCGGAAATGCCCCAGTGAGTAGTTGCCCAGATGAGGATGATGGAAGAAACCAGGCCGAAGATGGCAATGAGCATGCCGCCGATGACCACCTTGCGTCCATGCTTGGACACTAGGCGTCCGGCCACGGTCGAAGAAACTGAGTTCAACAGGGCAGACGGGATGCCCACGCAGCCGGCAACCAGGGCGGAGTAGCCCAGGCCATTCTGGAAGTACAGCGCCACGAGAACCCAGATGCTGGTTGCGCCCATGAACCACAGAGCCGCGATGAGGGTGCCGTTGCGGAAGCTAGGGGCGCGGAAGATTTTTAGGTCCACCATGGGCTGGTGGCCGCGTGCACGGTGATGGCGTTCCCACGCCACCCACAGCCACGTCACCGCTAAGCCAAGCGGGAGCAGAACCCAAGACCAGCCGGAGCCAGTAGATTCGACGAAGGGGAAGAGCACCATGAACACGGCGCTGCCAAGCAACAGCGCACCGATGGGATCAAGAGTTTTGATAGCGCTCCAAGTCCCCACCTTGCTGCCGGTGGTCTTGTCGCGTACGCGGGAAAGCAGTGGGCGCGGAAACCACATGAATGCCAAGATGATGGCAATCAAACCAATTGGAACATTGACCAGCATGGTCAACCGCCAGCCAAGGTCCGCGCCGCCGAGCTGAATGAGGAAACCACCAAAGACTGGGCCGATCGCCACCGCGATACCAACGGTCGCGCCAAAATAACCGAAGGCGCGGCCACGCTCAGGTCCTTGGAAGTATTGCTGAATCATGCCCACGCTTTGCGGGTTAAGCAGTCCAGCGCCGATGCCTTGGATAAAGCGGGCGATATTCAAAGCATCGGCAGATGGTGCGAAACCTGCGAGCACGGAAGCGCAGGTGTAGACCACCACACCAATCATGAACATGCCGCCACGGCCGACTAGGTCGCCGGCGCGACCGGCAGCGACCAACACCACGCCAAAGGTTAAGGCATAGCCCGAAAGCACCCATTGCACATCGGAATTAGAAGCATCAAGCCCGGCCTGAATGGAAGGCAGGGCAACGTTGACAATGGAAACGCTAATGAGCGACATGAACACTGCCACCAGCAAGATAGCCAGGATCCGCCACCGTGCCGGATCCTGGCCCAGTGGATAGTTAGTAGTATTCGCTTCCGATTTCGTGGTGTGTGGTGGCCGTGCTTGAGTCATTCTTTCCACCATACTCTTTAAAGAATCGCTTTGTATAGTCAGAAAATGGCTATATTCAGGACTTTTGCGCCGTGCAATCGGGTCTCGCGAGCCGGGCTAGGTTCAGATTTTTGAACCGACTTCTATCCGTCTCGGCGCTATTGACGCAGTGTGTGGATTAATTAGCAAAGGTCAAATGGCCACGTAGATAGCAGGGAAGGAGGGGCCATGTCAGTAAAGTTTATTTACAAGAGTGATGGAAGCGTTGATATTGTCGTTGCCCCGGAAATCCCTGTATCTCCGCGGACGTTTAGGCAACTCCTCGCGAACCGGCTCGTCATCGATCGAATTCGTGCCGAGAACATCGATATTTCTCGGCACTCCGATTTGCTTACTCTTTAGGAGAAAAAGAGATCTGGATGTTTTGGTGACGAGTTTGTAGCTGTAGAAGAGAAAATTCGAGAGACGATTCAGTTAGGCGATATTGACCAGCTTGAAGCATTGCTTTTGAATCCGCATCAAGAGTTCGAACCATATCGAATTCTCAGCCCGCTTGTGAGTAAGTTTTCTACCGACGAGATCCGGAAGATTGTTGCCTCTCGACCCCGGAATCAAGTCCAGCTCGCATAAAAGGGACGGCATTGCAGCTACCCGAATTCGATGAGTGCATTTCGGCCGCCTGTGCAATTGCGAATACAGATAGGCTGATCGTCATTGGATCTCAAGCTGTTCTAGCTCAGACTAATGCGCGCGAAATTCCCAAAGAAGTCCTAATGCCGAACGAGGTCGACGTGACCACAGTTCACACGGCACTGGGACTTAATGACGAAAAGTGGAGGAACATTTCGGATGAGATGCTTGGCGCTATAGAGTTTCATCTAGGAGAAGATTCGCCATGGCATACTGCGCACGGGTTTTATGTAGAGACCGTGGACATTGGAGGTGCTGTACTTCCTACAAGTTGGCAGGACCGGGTTAGATCCCATCAAGTTCGCGGTGGAGAATTCACCGCAATTTGCCTAGACGCCATAGACGCTTGCACTGCAAAAATAATGCGTGGTTTGGATAAAGACAAACAATTTACTGTGTCACTGATTGAGATTGGTCTCGTGGATGAAACACGATGCTGACTCGATTGCAGGGTGACTTCGTTACTGACGCCGCATACGACCGAGACAAATTATTGGAAACTGCGAGAAGTGGCGCGATTGAGTTTTTCAGGTTCCTTTAAGGTCTGCGCGGCGAAGTACAATGGTGACCCTTGCCGAAAGCTTCTCGGAAAGGGTCACCTAGTCTTATGGAATCTGCTCAAGAGATGACTGGATTAGCAGTCGAAGTACATCTCGAACTCGAGTGGGGTAGGACGCAGACGAGTTGGCTCAATCTCGTTCTCGTACTTGTACTTGATGTAGGTGTCAATCAAGTCCTCGGTGAAGACGTCGCCTTCGGTGAGGAACTCGTTGTCATCGGCAAGTGCCTGCAAGGAAGCCTCAAGCGAAGTAGGAGCCTGCGGGATGGAAGCTGCCTCCTCTGGTGGCAACTCGTAGAGATCCTTGTCCACTGGTGCGTGAGGCTCAATGCGGTTCTTGATACCGTCGATGCCAGCCATCATCATCGCAGCAAAGCCCAAGTATGGGTTGCCTGATGGGTCCGGTGCGCGGAACTCAATGCGCTTCGCCTTCGGGTTGGAACCGGTGATTGGGATACGTACCGCAGCGGAACGGTTGCGCTGGGAGTAGACCAAGTTGATTGGTGCCTCAAAGCCCTTGACCAGACGGTGGTAAGAGTTCAGGGTTGGGTTGGTGAATGCCAAAACCGCGCCAGCGTGGTGTAGAAGGCCACCAATGTAGTAGCGGGCGATGTCAGAAAGACCTGCGTAGCCAGCCTCATCGTGGAACAGCGGCTTGCCGTCCTTCCACAAAGACTGGTGAGCGTGCATACCGGAACCGTTGTCACCAGCCAGTGGCTTCGGCATGAAAGTTGCGGTCTTGTTGAACGCTACCGCGGTGTTTTTGATGACGTACTTGAAAGTCTGAATGTCATCTGCCGCGTGCAACATGGTGTTGAAGCGGTAGTTGATCTCCTGCTGTCCGCCGGAGCCGACCTCGCGGTGGAAACGCTCAATCTGGAAGCCAACCTCCTGCAGCGCACCAACCATGGCGTCACGGACCTCAACGGTCTGGTCATACGGAGGGGTAGGGAAGTAGCCGCCCTTTTCTCGGTTCTTGTAACCAAAGTTCGGGGTGCCATCCAGGTTCAGATCCTTGCCGCGGTTCCACCAACCCTCGTTGGAATCCACGTGGTAGAACGCCTGGTGCGCATCAGCCTGGTACTTCACGGAGTCAAACAGGTAGAACTCTGCTTCCGCACCGAACTGGCAGGTATCTGCGATACCAGTAGAAATCAAGTACTCCTCAGCCTTGCGTGCCACATTGCGTGGGTCACGGGAGAAAGGCTCATGGGTAAACGGATCATGCACAAAGCACTTGATGTTCAAGGTCTTTTCCGTACGGAACGGATCAATATGTGCCGAGTTTGGATCCGGGAACAAGGTCATGTCGGATTCATCAATGGTGGTGAAACCACGAATTGAGGAGCCGTCAAACGCCATACCGTCCTCAGCAGCGTCCTCATCAAACTCTGATGCTGGGATGCTGAAGTGGTGTTCCGTGCCCGGGACGTCAGTAAAGCGGATGTCAACGAACTTTACGTCTTCATCAGCGATGAACTTAACAATCTCCGAGACGCTTGAAAATGCCATGGATGCTCCTAAAGTGATTGTTTGCGTGGTAATTTCTACCTCACAAGTCTACGCGCGTCGACCGGTGTATCGTGGAAAAACGAACGCAGTGTGGCTTAAGAAAAGTGTCTGTTCCTCATTTTAACGGACTATCTATCACACGCTAGAATTCTCCCCACATGTGTGGCAGAAAAATTGTCCGATTTTCATACTCTGCACTGCTAACAGTGGGGTTGGTCATGTCTTACGTGAAGGAACTTTCAACTCTGTGTCACGCCACGTAGATTAGTGGGCATGGCGAATAAGAAAACGTGGCTGGATGGGCCTGATATTCCGGGCGAAAACGACTTTGGCGAAGTAGGCCGTTACCCTGGCGAAAACCTGGGCCTTCCGGCATCTGGTCCTGGTGCATTAGCTTCTGTCAGCCGCCGCGCGGGCGGAGTGCTCATCGACTGGCTCCTGTGCCTTCTCATCGCCAGCGTTCTTACCCGCTTCACCCACATTCTTGGCAGCACGTCGACTGCGACCTTTATCTTGTGGGTCCTTTTGGGCATTATCAGCGGCATCGTCTTTGCGCGTACCCCCGGCATGGCTATTTTGGGCATGGGCGTTGCTCGCCTTGACGTTCCAGGTACCACGGTGGGTATCTGGCGCGGTGTCGTTCGCACCCTGCTTACCGCGTGTCTGTTCCCAGCAGCCATGGTTGACGCAGACGGCCGTGGTATCCACGACCGCGCGACTGGTACCGCGGTCATTCGTTCTTAAGTGGCTCTGAAGTAGACAATATTTAGGCGCAACAAAAAGCATCCCGCTGCACACACTGTGGCTTGAAACTTCCTTGTGGAAGTTCGGCACAAGGTCTTGAGTGTGTGCAGCGGGATGCTTTATCTATGCTGCTTATTTAGTTGTGTGGGAGGTTCTTACTTGCCCTTGCGTTCCTGAGCGCGGCGCATGCGGCGGTTCATACCAGCCATGTTCTGAGCCTGGTGAGGAACTGGACCCTTTGGCACACCTGGCATCTGGCCCGGTGCGTTGTCCATAGCCTCAATCTTGCGGGCTACGGCGTACACTTCATTCTTGGAGTAGTTACGAGGCAGACGCATGATGTGGTTGCGCAGCTTACCCACTGCAACCTCATCCTCGCCGTCACCTACATAAACCTCATAGATGGGGACGCCGCCGGCGAGCTTATCCACGCGGCGCTTAAGCTGAGTCATGGTTGGCTTCAGACGGTTCTTATTGCCCTCTGCAACAAAGACCACGCCAGGGTTACCAATCACGCGGTGGACAATGTCCTGCTGGCGGGTCATCGCAATGCCCTGCTCAACCTTCCACGCCACACCCATGGTGTTCTTCAACTGGTTATCCAACGCCCAGCCAGAAACACCTGGCTGATCCTCAACGCGCTTGTACATATCGCGCTCAAGACGGCGGGTGAAGATGATCATGGCGATGAGGAAACCAATACCCAAACCAAGAATCATCATGAACCATTGGCCGTTGAACAACAGACCAATGAGGAAGAACAGCAAGCCCATGCCCAAGATGGCCAGCAACATCAGCGGGATAAGAGCCTTATCCTGCTTGCGCTGCATCTGGAACGCTTGCCACATTTGCTTGCGAGTGTTCTTACGCTGTGCGCGCTTTGCTGCGCGCTGTTCCTTCTTTGCAGCCTTTTCTGCTGCTTTATCTTGACCTTGTGCCATAGCTCCTACTTTAGGGGTGATTGTTGGAAAACAAAAAAATCTGCGGCGACCGACCACCCATTGTATTTAGGGGCGGTGGCCACCGCAGACTTCGGGTTCAATAATCAGATTGAACCACGAGCTTTCTATCGGCGAAAAGTGCTTAGCGGATAGAAGCAGAAACCTTGTCTGCACCAGCTGGGAACTTGCCCATGCGGGAGGTAACTGGGGTTTCCTGGGATGGGCCGTACTTCTGCAGCAGGGAGGATGCTTCCTGAGCAGTAGCGCCGTCGGAGGTTTCTTCCAGGTGCTTGAGGTTTTCTGGAAGCTCCCAGCCGCGGGCCTTCATAGCTTGGGTGTAGAGCTTGCCCGCACGGTAAGAAGAACGAACCAGTGGACCGGACATAACGGTGAAGCCTAGTTCCTTAGCGAACTTGGAATGCGCAATGAACTCCTCTGGGCGCACCCAGCGCTCAATTGGGTGGAAACGTGGACCAGGGCGTAGGTACTGAGTAATGGTGATGATGTCAGTGCCAACAGAGCGCATATCGCGCAGAGCCTCCTGTACTTCTTCTTCAGTTTCACCCATGCCCAGAATCAGGTTGGACTTGGTGATCAGGCCAAAGTCGTGTGCCTGCTGCAGAACATCCAAGGAACGCTCGTAACGGAATGCTGGGCGGATGCGCTTGAAAATACGTGGAACGGTCTCCAGGTTGTGCGCGAAGACTTCTGGGCGAGCCTCAAAGACTTCCTGCAGCAAGTCAGGCTTGCCTGAGAAGTCAGGGGTGAGGTTCTCGACACCGGTGTGCGGGTTGAGC
This region of Corynebacterium casei LMG S-19264 genomic DNA includes:
- the thrC gene encoding threonine synthase, with product MDYISTRDSTATPAKFTDILLGGLAADGGLYLPTEYPQLDAKTLESWRELVTSDDEAGYGKLAAEVLKLFIDDIPAKDIEAIAARAYTHPKFSSQEIVPVTDLGDSLLIGHLSEGPTAAFKDMAMQLLGELFEYELARREATLNILGATSGDTGSSAEYAMRGRKGIRVFMLTPAGRMTAFQQAQMFGLDDPNIFNIALDGVFDDCQDVVKAVSSDAQFKAEHRIGAVNSINWARLMAQIVYYINCWLKVTETNEQKVSFSVPTGNFGDICAGHIARQMGLPIDRLIVATNENNVLDEFFRTGNYRPRPAEETMATSSPSMDISRASNFERFVFDLVDRDAEKAADLFGTKVKEGGFVLDSELIDKAREVFGFVSSTSAHADRLAAIKDVQDKYNYLVDPHTADGIKAARDVQDEYGVDTPIICLETALPVKFAETIEEAIGQAPETPERFAKIMEADRFVTDLPNDVGAVKDFITSSIKTTEV
- a CDS encoding trypsin-like serine protease; this translates as MTRRRASNVLQFLAVALTGLLLMAGIVSCSASSDQQAPENGDAELSQQAGVDSATAEGVNEEELQVPQEPQELADSVLSPSYAPLQPGTAIDISADYPVPGQHFNFSYCTVAYSFSTEDGRSFAVTASHCGKEGDLVWAGTPDNTFAFPAEPIGTFIYSSLYTENAENLDIGLIELNGSVANAYAPREMETHIAGRMEALPDYVCKMGRMTYQTCGNLTHQSASSILRFGEQEIRSTAARAQVCARNGDSGGPVFAMVDGRDIIVGLVSGTTEHMDEGQTCADVENMELSFVSILDIQAVLDQLLDAPMQLATL
- a CDS encoding NUDIX hydrolase is translated as MSTPEFIVNLRKHIGHQQLFLPACTMIVLRPVPPGSSIWEVPKVLLARRADNGNWAPISGICEPGEEVAQTAVREVKEEVGLDAKVEALLGVGQVGPVTFENGDECLFMDTAMRLSVAEDAEPVLGDEENTDVQWFSVAHLPDTVNRQHRLLIADAVAQMKHPAGFRPRMGYRKRNA
- a CDS encoding cation diffusion facilitator family transporter — protein: MSHGHSHTHTHGHGHEHGHDHSYVNTPLKALAIAATVTGVIFFAELIGGLVSGSLALLSDAMHMLSDAAGLIIALFAAVVGNKAASSKATYGYRRVEVLAALFNAVAVTLVVVFIVVQAVRRLGSDYEIDTGMMLVVAVIGLVANAISAWVLSSQQDNSLNVKGAFLHVMADLLGSVAVIIAGLIIRFTGFTFADTIASLLIVAFVLPRALGLLWKTIEVLLERVPRGVDLHEIEKALNALPQVMMVHDLHVWTTDGVDVLATAHLVVQEHDYHVLDLAQEALREFGIEHSTIQLEHPNHIQHEEFCD
- a CDS encoding MFS transporter produces the protein MTQARPPHTTKSEANTTNYPLGQDPARWRILAILLVAVFMSLISVSIVNVALPSIQAGLDASNSDVQWVLSGYALTFGVVLVAAGRAGDLVGRGGMFMIGVVVYTCASVLAGFAPSADALNIARFIQGIGAGLLNPQSVGMIQQYFQGPERGRAFGYFGATVGIAVAIGPVFGGFLIQLGGADLGWRLTMLVNVPIGLIAIILAFMWFPRPLLSRVRDKTTGSKVGTWSAIKTLDPIGALLLGSAVFMVLFPFVESTGSGWSWVLLPLGLAVTWLWVAWERHHRARGHQPMVDLKIFRAPSFRNGTLIAALWFMGATSIWVLVALYFQNGLGYSALVAGCVGIPSALLNSVSSTVAGRLVSKHGRKVVIGGMLIAIFGLVSSIILIWATTHWGISEWWLVLTLSFAGAGQGSVISPNQTLTLAKVPQEYAGSSGAVLQTGQRIGTAIGLAVVTAAVFATLHGISAEWPHAIMVGFGMIATVCVISLGFGLLDLAQSGSKEEAEASA
- the glnA gene encoding type I glutamate--ammonia ligase, whose protein sequence is MAFSSVSEIVKFIADEDVKFVDIRFTDVPGTEHHFSIPASEFDEDAAEDGMAFDGSSIRGFTTIDESDMTLFPDPNSAHIDPFRTEKTLNIKCFVHDPFTHEPFSRDPRNVARKAEEYLISTGIADTCQFGAEAEFYLFDSVKYQADAHQAFYHVDSNEGWWNRGKDLNLDGTPNFGYKNREKGGYFPTPPYDQTVEVRDAMVGALQEVGFQIERFHREVGSGGQQEINYRFNTMLHAADDIQTFKYVIKNTAVAFNKTATFMPKPLAGDNGSGMHAHQSLWKDGKPLFHDEAGYAGLSDIARYYIGGLLHHAGAVLAFTNPTLNSYHRLVKGFEAPINLVYSQRNRSAAVRIPITGSNPKAKRIEFRAPDPSGNPYLGFAAMMMAGIDGIKNRIEPHAPVDKDLYELPPEEAASIPQAPTSLEASLQALADDNEFLTEGDVFTEDLIDTYIKYKYENEIEPTRLRPTPLEFEMYFDC
- a CDS encoding RDD family protein — encoded protein: MANKKTWLDGPDIPGENDFGEVGRYPGENLGLPASGPGALASVSRRAGGVLIDWLLCLLIASVLTRFTHILGSTSTATFILWVLLGIISGIVFARTPGMAILGMGVARLDVPGTTVGIWRGVVRTLLTACLFPAAMVDADGRGIHDRATGTAVIRS
- a CDS encoding DUF4191 domain-containing protein, which translates into the protein MAQGQDKAAEKAAKKEQRAAKRAQRKNTRKQMWQAFQMQRKQDKALIPLMLLAILGMGLLFFLIGLLFNGQWFMMILGLGIGFLIAMIIFTRRLERDMYKRVEDQPGVSGWALDNQLKNTMGVAWKVEQGIAMTRQQDIVHRVIGNPGVVFVAEGNKNRLKPTMTQLKRRVDKLAGGVPIYEVYVGDGEDEVAVGKLRNHIMRLPRNYSKNEVYAVARKIEAMDNAPGQMPGVPKGPVPHQAQNMAGMNRRMRRAQERKGK
- the lipA gene encoding lipoyl synthase — encoded protein: MLRIEKKNAESPIEQKPRWIRNQVRTGPGYEDMKKRVAGAGLHTVCQEAGCPNIHECWESREATFLIGGDRCTRRCDFCDIATGKPDALDTDEPRRVAENIQEMDLNYATITGVTRDDLPDEGAWLYAEVVRKIHELNPHTGVENLTPDFSGKPDLLQEVFEARPEVFAHNLETVPRIFKRIRPAFRYERSLDVLQQAHDFGLITKSNLILGMGETEEEVQEALRDMRSVGTDIITITQYLRPGPRFHPIERWVRPEEFIAHSKFAKELGFTVMSGPLVRSSYRAGKLYTQAMKARGWELPENLKHLEETSDGATAQEASSLLQKYGPSQETPVTSRMGKFPAGADKVSASIR